The nucleotide window GAGTCAACGAAAACCTCGTCTTCGAAAGACGATCTCCGGTACCTATTAATGTAATTGGTAAAATCTTGAAATGTTGTTCTTTCGCCATGCGAAATATTCCATTTTGGAATTTAAGCATGTGCCCGTCGTTGCTGCGGTGCCCTTCGGGAAAAACGGTGATGGTGTAACCCTTGGAAAGACGGTCGCTAACTAGTTTTCCCATGCCGGCGTTTTTGCGGGGATCTTTGTGGTTGACGGGAATGCAGCCGATGTGGTTGAGGATCCAGCCGAAAACCGGGATGTACCAAAGTTCGCCCTTGGCGATGAAGGATGTGCTGGTGACACCGGGCCAAAGGACGTTGATATCCAGGAAGCTTTGATGGTTTGCCACAATGACGTAGTCGTTTGTTTCGGGAATGTTTTCCTTGCCGACAATATTCAGCTTGATTCCGAAAACCTTGAATACCACCCGGAAGAACTTAATGCAAATCTTGGTACACTCCTTGGATTGCCCCATAAGTCCACCACGGATAAGTACGTAGGGGACACCAGCTATCACCATGGCGGTAGCTGTGATGAAGTAGTAAAGGATTGCTCTGATGAATGACATTTTTCTTGTTCTCTTAAGGGTAATCTATAAAAAAAAGACCCCGAAGGGCCTTTTTAATTACGATTTATGAATTATGAGTTATGAGATGGGAAATGGGTTCCCCTTGCAACTAAATAAGTTTCCAGTCCAAAGTTTGGCCGGCGGCGAGGGGGACTACGCCGTTGACGACTGCGGGAACGGTCCAGCTTTCCTTGACAACTTCAATCTGCTTTGTGGTGCGGGGGAGACCGTAGAAGTCTGCGCCGAAGCCTGCGATGAAGTTGGGAAGCTTGTCCAGGGCGCCTGCGCGGTCGAATTCCTGCACGAGAAGGGGGATGGCTACGGGAGCGCTGTAGACGCCCGCTGCCCCGCAGGGACATTCCTTTTTACCCTGCTGGTGCGGGGCAGAGTCCGTGCCGAGGAAGAACTTGGGATTGCCGCTGAAGGCTGCTTCTCTAATAGCGGCACGGTCTTCAGGCCTCTTCGGCAACGGCTTGCAGAAATGATGAGGCCTGAGGGCGTCTCCAATGACGTCGTCCAGAGTCATCATCAAGTGGTGAACGGTAAAGGTTGCGGCCACGTTTGCCGGCAGGCGCTTTACTGCTTCCACAGCCTTTGCGCTGGAAAGATGTTCAAACACAATCTTCAGTTTCGGGAACTTTTCTGCGAGAATTTCCACGCGCTTGATAAAGGCGGGTTCGCGGTCCAGACAGAATTCGCCCGGTTCTTCACCATGAACGCAAAGAACGAGACCAAGTTTTTCCATCATAGCCACCACGGGGAACACGGCTTCGAAATCGCTAATGCCGTCGGCACTGTTGGTGGTGACGCCTGCGGGATAGTACTTGCCTGCCACAACGCCTACGGCCATCATGTCCTTCAAATCCTGTTCTGTATAGTTGGGATTCAACTTGAAGGTCATGAGCGGTTCAAAGTCCGGGCGCACGTCTGCAGCTGCAGCAAGGATTTCTTTCTTATACTGAGCAATTGAGGCTGCGGAAGTCATTGCGGGAACTGTATTCGGCATGATGATGGCGCGGCCAAATTGAGAAACGAGGTCGCGTACATAACCGGGCATCAAGTCGCCCTGACGAAGATGGGCATGAAAATCGTCTGGTAAAGGCAGGAGCATAATTAATTACGGCTTAGAGTTAATGAAATGGCTAGGACTGCTTCCTGTGTTGGTGAAATCTCGGAACAAGGCTCTTGAAATTTCGCTGTCGGAATTCAGCCAGTAATCAAAGGAGTGCGGCTCTGTTAAAGTTTTCCTGTGAAGGAAGCTTATGTTACAGTTCAGGTCCTTGGTCATCAAAAGATCGTGGGTCACAATGATGATGGTGGTTTTGAACAGCATTCGCATGTTGTCAATCAGCGGCAACAAGTTACGACGGTTATAGTTGTCCAAACCTGCAGTGGGTTCATCCATCAAAAGCAACTTCGGGTCCATTGCCCAGGAACGGGCGATTGCTACACGCTTCTGCATACCCACGGAAAGCTGGTGGGGGAACATGTCCGCCTCTTCACGGACTCGCATCAAATCCATGGCCATCTTGACTTTTTCGTCGATTTCTTCGGGGGAACCCATTTTATGGTAACGCAGAGGCAATGCAATATTGTCCCGGACCTTCAGGTTTGAAATGAGGGCTCCGTTCTGGAAAACAAGACCTACCTGGCGTTTTGCAACTTCCAGAGCAGTCAAACGTTCGGGAGGGATGTATTCACCGAAGTAATAAATGTTTCCTCGGGTGGGGCGGACAAGGCCTGCAATGATTCTGAGCAAGGCGCTTTTACCTTGGCCGGAACCGCCGCCGATGCAAAGGGTCTCCCCTCGGGTTACAGTCAAGTTGACGTTGCGAATAAGTTCTTTCTGCTCGTCATCCTCGCGACGCTTGAAAAAGCTCACAGCGCGAGGCTGGGAGAACATGTTGCCGGC belongs to Fibrobacter sp. and includes:
- a CDS encoding ATP-binding cassette domain-containing protein; translation: MQDEALRLENISLAYNDLAGNMFSQPRAVSFFKRREDDEQKELIRNVNLTVTRGETLCIGGGSGQGKSALLRIIAGLVRPTRGNIYYFGEYIPPERLTALEVAKRQVGLVFQNGALISNLKVRDNIALPLRYHKMGSPEEIDEKVKMAMDLMRVREEADMFPHQLSVGMQKRVAIARSWAMDPKLLLMDEPTAGLDNYNRRNLLPLIDNMRMLFKTTIIIVTHDLLMTKDLNCNISFLHRKTLTEPHSFDYWLNSDSEISRALFRDFTNTGSSPSHFINSKP
- a CDS encoding 1-acyl-sn-glycerol-3-phosphate acyltransferase; this translates as MSFIRAILYYFITATAMVIAGVPYVLIRGGLMGQSKECTKICIKFFRVVFKVFGIKLNIVGKENIPETNDYVIVANHQSFLDINVLWPGVTSTSFIAKGELWYIPVFGWILNHIGCIPVNHKDPRKNAGMGKLVSDRLSKGYTITVFPEGHRSNDGHMLKFQNGIFRMAKEQHFKILPITLIGTGDRLSKTRFSLTPGDVTIVVHPLQKPEDYADKPMNDFRDEMHDLIESALPYKKQEIEACKQTEAAADSAANKEA
- the pyrC gene encoding dihydroorotase, with translation MLLPLPDDFHAHLRQGDLMPGYVRDLVSQFGRAIIMPNTVPAMTSAASIAQYKKEILAAAADVRPDFEPLMTFKLNPNYTEQDLKDMMAVGVVAGKYYPAGVTTNSADGISDFEAVFPVVAMMEKLGLVLCVHGEEPGEFCLDREPAFIKRVEILAEKFPKLKIVFEHLSSAKAVEAVKRLPANVAATFTVHHLMMTLDDVIGDALRPHHFCKPLPKRPEDRAAIREAAFSGNPKFFLGTDSAPHQQGKKECPCGAAGVYSAPVAIPLLVQEFDRAGALDKLPNFIAGFGADFYGLPRTTKQIEVVKESWTVPAVVNGVVPLAAGQTLDWKLI